From Salvia splendens isolate huo1 chromosome 16, SspV2, whole genome shotgun sequence, a single genomic window includes:
- the LOC121771030 gene encoding uncharacterized protein LOC121771030: MRDLQLQTPQRDQHSANRRLRTVSDLNGNLRKTAKKSLNPVLKAQSEDDSAILESPKEFSETAKLSSNPVLKSISEDDSAVLESPKEFSEASNDSPLTESAENFLASVHPAEPQSSESVDVSDLTSTLSSSSSVAPTPCKHVTTETVSTKKPEVDTLKMEGPAEAELVIKHLREARIEVLKSKDIGPAKSIVEALIRITIEEVHGGVHEEDEWLDKLISSKFTPAFLICMLVLCSVLMVGFINWIWNGSFTGPTPT; encoded by the exons atgAGAGATCTTCAGCTACAAACACCACAGAGAGATCAACATTCTGCAAATCGACGCCTGAGAACGGTTTCGGATCTCAATGGTAATCTACGTAAG ACTGCGAAAAAGAGCTTGAATCCCGTGTTAAAAGCTCAATCCGAAGATGATTCTGCTATTTTGGAGTCGCCAAAGGAGTTTTCTGAGACTGCGAAGCTGAGCTCGAATCCTGTGTTAAAATCTATATCCGAAGATGATTCTGCTGTTTTGGAGTCACCGAAGGAGTTTTCCGAGGCTTCAAATGATAGTCCCCTTACTGAATCTGCTGAG AACTTTCTGGCTTCAGTTCATCCGGCAGAACCACAATCATCAGAATCAGTTGATGTCTCAGATCTGACTTCAACGctatcatcctcctcctccgtgGCTCCTACTCCTTGCAAGCACGTCACCACTGAAACGGTCAGCACCAAGAAACCTGAAGTGGATACTCTCAAGATGGAAGGACCAGCTGAGGCAGAGCTGGTGATAAAACATCTCAGAGAAGCTAGAATTGAAGTCTTGAAATCAAAAGACATCGGCCCTGCAAAGAGTATCGTGGAGGCTCTCATAAGAATCACAATCGAAGAAGTTCATGGTGGTGTTCATGAAGAGGATGAATGGCTTGATAAACTCATCTCAAGTAAGTTCACTCCGGCTTTCTTGATCTGTATGTTGGTGTTGTGCTCTGTGTTGATGGTGGGGTTCATCAATTGGATTTGGAATGGTTCCTTCACTGGCCCAACACCAACATAA
- the LOC121771584 gene encoding DExH-box ATP-dependent RNA helicase DExH7, chloroplastic-like translates to MAPKKDHQKRKTSSSKGKASSSSTGPKLQLSADNENRLRRLLLSSGRPAASLAPSEDILSLSKEQRAKRLRSVYEKLSCEGFKDDQIELVLSALKETATYEAALDWLCLNIPGNELPLKLSRGSSLTTSIGSVGVISIAREDWVSSKESIPGPVEVKEQVTLKVKELRDDATLDSVQHSQADWIRQYMERQEEDDSDSWETYSMENASLEKALEPRSDYESIIEDYHAARQQAANAKDRGDKKCQEEAGLIIRKLKKEISALGLSVDILESGYVCSSHSVAEDKGPEYVPLGDSGGNAANKCDVVDETACTEFGVQLEQTGLDSSDLHAHSSDNAPVSISMQNGDALDEKPDDVELGDFFSEDISLDQVLPREVLEEQKRERMRELCSEKNLEKMEGIWKKGDPKRIPKAVLHQLCQRSGWDAPKYDKVPGKGGSSGYSISVLQKARGRGKSRKAGGLTTIQLPHQDEILNTPEDAQNRVAAYALHRLFPDLPVHFALSEPYASLVLKWKEGDLSETVKDEREDRRAGFLVSLLNADKAQTPVKAEHLVEAGHQEKTQVPVERAGGTDHNNQSMGRNKHVESAYLKKKQESKKEMTKYKVMLQARSGLPIAELKDDILCLLEENNVVVISGETGCGKTTQVPQFILDHMIEAGFGGQCNIICTQPRRIAAVSVAERVANERCESYPGSDDSLVGYQVRLDSARNERTRLLFCTTGILLRMISGNKDLADISHVIVDEVHERSILGDFLLIILKNLIEKQQNTWGKSKLKIILMSATVDSHLFSHYFGNCPVVTARGRTHPVSTQFLEDIYEILNYRLASDSPASIDNAISGSWKGAPVGESRGKKNLVLSGWGDESLLSEELINPYYIGSNYLNYSEQTRRNLKRLNEDTIDYDLLEDLVCHIDETYSEGAILIFLPGVAEINMLQDRLAASHRFRGLSSEWLLPLHSSIASEDQRKVFSNPPDNMRKVIIATNIAETSITIDDIVYVVDCGKHKENRYNPNKKLSSMVEDWISQANARQRRGRAGRVKPGNCFCLYTRHRYEKLMRSYQIPEMLRMPLTELCLQVKLLSLGSIKQFLSMALEPPKEEAIASAVSLLYEVGAVEGDEQLTPLGHHLARLPVDVLIGKMILYGGIFGCLSPILTISAFLSYKSPFVYPKDERENVERAKLALLADQSGGGVDTFVRQSDHLLMMVAYKKWDKILSVHGVKAAQKFCATHFISSSVMYMIRDMRIQFGNLLHDIGLINMPQVGWKKKEKLENWLSDLSQPFNQYSDQLTLVRAVLCAGLYPNVAMIEVGNTGNRSVWFDGKREVRIHPSSINSSQKKFQYPFLVFLEKVETTKVFLRDTTIVSPYSILLFGGSINVQHQTGLITVDNWLQMSAPAQTAVLFKELRSTLHSILKELINKPQSSGITNNQLMRSIIHLFLEEDKVTE, encoded by the exons ATGGCGCCAAAGAAGGACCATCAAAAGCGCAAAACATCGTCATCCAAGGGGAAggcctcctcctcttccacgGGTCCCAAGCTCCAATTATCGGCCGACAATGAGAACCGCCTCCGCCGCCTTCTTCTCAGCTCTGGACGCCCCGCTGCTTCTTTGGCGCCGTCCGAAGACATTCTCTCGCTCTCTAAGGAACAGAGAGCAAAGAGGCTCCGCTCGGTCTACGAGAAGCTGTCTTGCGAGGGTTTCAAAGATGACCAAATTGAACTCGTCCTCTCCGCCCTCAAG GAGACTGCAACATATGAGGCTGCTTTAGACTGGTTGTGCCTAAACATACCGGGGAATGAGCTTCCGCTGAAGTTGTCGAGGGGGAGTTCGCTGACTACAAGCATCG GTTCCGTAGGCGTCATATCAATTGCTCGTGAGGATTGGGTCTCATCAAAGGAGTCAATTCCTGGTCCAGTTGAGGTGAAGGAACAAGTTACACTTAAGGTTAAGGAGCTAAGAGATGATGCAACTCTAGATTCTGTTCAGCATTCCCAAGCAGACTGGATTCGTCAATATATGGAACGTCAGGAAGAG GATGATTCTGATTCTTGGGAAACGTATTCAatggaaaatgcttcattggaGAAG GCCTTGGAACCAAGGAGTGATTATGAGTCTATTATTGAGGATTACCATGCTGCTAGGCAACAAGCTGCAAATGCCAAAGATAGAGGCGATAAGAAATGCCAGGAAGAGGCAGGTTTGATTATTCGGAAACTAAAGAAGGAGATATCAGCCCTAG GACTATCAGTTGATATTTTGGAATCTGGGTATGTATGTTCTTCCCATAGTGTTGCTGAGGATAAAGGACCAGAATACGTCCCTTTAGGTGACTCTGGAGGCAATGCTGCTAATAAATGTGACGTTGTAGATGAAACAGCTTGCACTGAGTTTGGGGTTCAACTTGAACAAACAGGACTTGATAGCTCTGACTTGCATGCACACTCATCTGATAATGCTCCTGTAAGCATTTCTATGCAAAATGGAGATGCTTTGGACGAGAAGCCAGATGATGTGGAACTTGGTGATTTCTTTTCGGAAGATATTTCATTGGATCAAGTCTTACCTCGTGAGGTATTGGAAGagcaaaagagagagagaatgagagaacTTTGTAGTGAGaaaaatttggagaaaatggAAGGAATCTGGAAGAAG GGAGATCCAAAAAGGATTCCAAAGGCTGTCCTTCACCAACTTTGCCAAAGATCAGGTTGGGATGCACCAAAATATGATAAAGTTCCTGGTAAAGGGGGCAGTTCTGGTTACTCTATTAGTGTACTGCAGAAAGCTAGAGGGAGGGGTAAAAGTAGAAAAGCTGGGGGGTTGACAACAATTCAGCTTCCGCATCAGGATGAAATTTTGAATACACCAGAG GATGCACAAAACAGAGTTGCAGCTTATGCACTCCATCGTCTCTTTCCAGATCTGCCGGTTCATTTTGCACTTTCAGAACCATACGCGTCACTTGTACTTAAATGGAAGGAAG GTGATCTGTCAGAAACTGTAAAAGATGAACGCGAAGATAGAAGGGCTGGTTTTCTCGTTTCGTTGTTGAATGCAGACAAGGCTCAGACTCCTGTCAAAGCCGAGCACCTTGTTGAGGCCGGACATCAAGAAAAGACTCAAGTACCTGTTGAACGTGCTGGTGGCACTGATCATAACAATCAAA GCATGGGCAGAAATAAGCATGTTGAAAGTGCTTACCTGAAGAAGAAACAAGAAAGTAAGAAGGAAATGACAAAGTACAAG GTGATGTTGCAAGCAAGATCTGGCCTCCCTATTGCTGAGTTGAAAGATGACATTCTCTGCTTGCTTGAGGAAAATAATGTTGTGGTTATTTCTGGAGAGACAGGCTGTGGAAAGACAACGCAG GTCCCACAGTTTATATTAGATCACATGATCGAAGCAGGATTTGGTGgtcaatgtaatataatttgcACTCAGCCTAGGAGAATCGCG GCCGTATCTGTTGCTGAAAGAGTTGCTAATGAGCGTTGTGAATCCTATCCAGGATCAGATGATTCTTTGGTTGGTTATCAAGTTCGTCTTGATAGTGCAAG GAATGAAAGAACAAGGCTTCTCTTTTGTACAACTGGCATTCTCCTGCGGATGATATCG GGTAACAAAGACTTAGCTGATATTAGCCATGTCATAGTCGATGAAGTTCATGAGCGGTCTATCCTG GGGGATTTTCTGCtcattattttgaaaaatctgATTGAGAAGCAGCAAAACACCTGGGGAAAATCGAAGTTGAAGATTATTCTTAT GTCGGCAACAGTTGATTCACACTTGTTTTCTCATTACTTTGGTAACTGTCCTGTGGTTACTGCTAGAGGAAGAACTCACCCTGTATCTACCCAGTTTCTTGAGGATATATATGAGATTTTGAACTACCGCCTTGCTTCAGACTCACCTGCGTCCATTGATAATGCAATATCTGGGTCATGGAAG GGTGCTCCTGTTGGTGAGAGTAGAGGAAAGAAAAATCTTGTTTTATCTGGTTGGGGCGACGAGTCCTTACTTTCTGAGGAACTTATTAATCCGTATTACATAGGAAGCAACTATCTAAACTACAGCGAGCAGACCCGCCGAAATTTG AAAAGATTAAATGAAGATACTATTGATTATGATCTACTGGAGGATCTGGTATGCCATATTGATGAAACCTATTCCGAAGGGGCCATACTAATCTTTTTACCG GGTGTTGCTGAAATAAATATGCTACAAGATAGACTTGCCGCTTCTCACCGATTTCGAGGACTTTCATCTGAATGGCTTCTTCCATTGCATTCATCTATAGCATCTGAGGATCAAAGGAAGGTGTTTTCAAACCCTCCTGATAACATGCGAAAG GTTATTATTGCCACAAATATTGCAGAAACAAGCATAACTATAGATGACATTGTGTATGTGGTAGACTGTGGAAAGCATAAGGAGAATCGTTATAATCCAAATAAG AAACTATCAAGCATGGTGGAAGATTGGATATCTCAAGCAAATGCTAGGCAACGGCGAGGAAGAGCTGGTCGTGTGAAGCCTGGAAATTGCTTTTGTTTGTATACCAGGCACAGATATGAAAAACTAATGCGGTCATATCAG ATCCCTGAGATGCTGAGAATGCCACTGACAGAGTTATGtctgcaagtaaaattgctttcTCTCGGTTCCATAAAGCAATTTTTGTCCATG GCTCTGGAACCTCCGAAGGAAGAAGCAATTGCATCGGCAGTTTCCTTGCTCTATGAG GTTGGTGCCGTTGAAGGAGATGAACAGTTGACTCCTCTCGGTCATCATCTTGCTAGACTCCCAGTTGATGTATTGATTGGAAAG ATGATCTTATATGGTGGAATATTTGGATGTTTGTCACCTATCCTCACCATTTCAGCATTTTTGAGCTATAAGTCACCATTTGTGTATCCAAAAGATGAG AGGGAAAATGTTGAACGTGCAAAGTTGGCATTGTTGGCTGATCAGAGTGGTGGTGGAGTTGATACATTCGTCAGGCAATCTGATCATCTTTTAATGATGGTTGCTTATAAAAAATGGGATAAAATTCTGAGTGTG CATGGAGTTAAAGCAGCCCAGAAATTTTGTGCTACCCATTTCATAAGTAGCTCTGTCATGTACATGATAAG GGACATGAGAATTCAATTTGGTAATTTGCTTCATGACATTGGACTTATAAATATGCCACAG GTTGGctggaaaaagaaagaaaagctTGAGAACTGGCTTTCAGATTTGTCTCAACCCTTTAATCAGTACTCAGATCAACTGACACTAGTTCGG GCAGTACTATGTGCAGGCCTCTATCCGAATGTTGCTATGATTGAAGTAGGAAATACTGGTAATCGATCCGTGTGGTTTGATGGAAAAAGAGAAGTTCGTATACATCCTTCTTCTATTAACAGTAGCCAAAAAAAATTTCAGTATCCCTTTCTGGTCTTTCTTGAAAAG GTTGAGACAACTAAAGTGTTCCTTCGAGACACAACTATTGTTTCACCCTACTCTATTTTGTTGTTTGGTGGATCAATAAATGTTCAACATCAA ACTGGATTAATCACTGTTGATAATTGGCTGCAAATGTCAGCACCAGCACAAACTGCTGTCCTCTTTAAGGAACTTCGAAGTACACTTCATTCCATTCTAAAGGAGCTGATTAACAAGCCACAG AGCTCTGGAATAACCAATAATCAACTCATGCGATCTATAATTCACTTGTTCCTCGAAGAAGATAAAGTGACTGAGTAA